The proteins below are encoded in one region of Dioscorea cayenensis subsp. rotundata cultivar TDr96_F1 chromosome 18, TDr96_F1_v2_PseudoChromosome.rev07_lg8_w22 25.fasta, whole genome shotgun sequence:
- the LOC120282522 gene encoding blue copper protein-like — translation MVSATCKNLATIVLIMWCCVTWGSATVYTVGDSNGWNTGVDYSLWANGQTFVVGDTLEFNYASGLHNVDEVSSSDYQSCSTNNVINSDSSGHTRVFLSSSGRHHFICGVPGYCNQGMKLAVSVEDATNTPSTWNSYSPAGVLPPAALHHFFFVAFASWSLIKLLAHVF, via the exons ATGGTGAGTGCTACTTGTAAAAACTTGGCAACAATTGTGTTGATCATGTGGTGTTGTGTGACATGGGGATCAGCAACAGTTTACACTGTTGGTGATTCAAATGGATGGAACACAGGAGTTGATTATTCTTTATGGGCTAATGGTCAGACCTTTGTTGTTGGTGATACCCTTG agttcaactatgcttCTGGCTTGCACAATGTGGACGAGGTGAGCTCAAGTGACTATCAGAGCTGCTCGACAAACAACGTGATAAACTCCGACAGCAGTGGCCACACCAGAGTTTTTCTCAGTTCTTCCGGCAGGCACCACTTCATCTGCGGCGTCCCCGGCTACTGCAATCAAGGCATGAAACTTGCCGTCTCCGTCGAAGATGCCACTAACACCCCTTCCACTTGGAACAGTTACTCACCTGCCGGAGTTCTTCCTCCGGCTGCCCTTCATCACTTCTTCTTTGTAGCCTTTGCCAGCTGGTCTCTCATCAAGCTTCTTGCTCATGTCTTTTGA